One Ilumatobacter coccineus YM16-304 genomic window, GGACCGTCGATCGGCGGATGCCCGGTCTTTCCGTCCGACAACGCCTGGAACACGAACATCGCCGATGCGCCGCTGCACCCGCGCAGCGATGCGTTCATAGCGTCGATCCAAGCGAGTGGCGGCAACCGGCTGCATCCCGACTTCGGCGAGCACCCGAACTACGGCATCCCGTACATCGTCGTACCCGCCGACCAGCCGACCGTGCCGATCACCTACGACGCCTACGGCGACGAGAGCGACCCCGGACCGTTTCCATTGCCACTCGACGCCCCGATCGAAGGCGTGCCGGGAGCGACGACCGGCGACCGCCATGCGATCGCACTACGACAGGGAACGTGCGAACTCTTCGAGCTCTACGTGGCACGACCCGATTCGACCGGATGGACCGCCGCCTCGGGAGCACGCTTCGATCTGAGCTCGAACGACCTCCGGCCGCTCGGCTGGACGAGCGCCGACGCCGCCGGACTGCCCATCCTGCCGGGCCTGGTTCGGTACGACGAGGTCGAGGCCGGCGTGATCCGCCACGCCATCCGAGTCACGTTCAGCCGAACACAGCGGGGCTACATCCTCCCGGCGACGCACTTCGCATCGAGTCGCACCGACCCCGATCTTCCGCCGATGGGGCTGCGGCTGCGCATGCGTGCCGATCACGACATCAGCCGTCTCACCGGCCAAGCCCGCGTGATCGCCCAGGCGATGAAGGACTACGGATTGATCGTCGCCGACAACGGATCGAACTGGTTCTTCCAAGGAGCACCCGACCCCGGCTGGGACGACGACGACCTCGGCCAGTTGAAGTCGATCCCCGGCACAGCGTTCGAGGTGGTCGACACCGGCCCGATCATCACCGACTGAGGGTGATTTCTGCCCAGGCTCGATGTCGTCGCGGGTTGACGGGGCGGTCAGTCGAGGTCGGTGTAGGCGCGGAAGCGTCGGGCGACTTCTTCCTTGCCGATCACTTCGATCGAGTCGTCGCCGCGCTTGTCCCGGCGCCACAGCCACAGCCACAAGCTCTGGGCCGGGCCACGAACGGCTGCATCACCCTTGCGGTGCTCGCGCGTGAACGTGCAGCTCGGCTCCTTCACGTTCGAGATGTACCACTCGCCGCGATCCTGCTGTCCCTCCGGCATGTCGGTGCAGTGGAGATGCACCGTGCCGCCGACCTTCATCTCTCCCTCCCGGCGCTCGCGGCCGCAGAAGTAGGTGAGGAACTCGTCGATGCCGTCGGCGGCGACGACCGTCGGCACGTCGTAGGGAACGCGAACGGTCGTCGCGAGGTCGTGGCGGTGCATCGCCGACTCCAGCGCCATCCGCCGACGGACCCAGGCAGCGTCGAGCGTCGCGCCCGTCCAGGTCCACGCCGGTTGATCGAGCGGCGCATCGACGAGTGCCGAGAACAACGCGTTGTGTGTGGCGGCGAGCCAGTCGACCAGTTCCGGCCCGTCGACCCTCGCCGGCGTCTGGATCGCCCGGAGAGCGGTGCGCTCGGTGATGCCGTCGGCGACGATGTGGGCCCAGAAGTTCCACACCTCGGCCTGATGGTTGGCCAGGTCGCTGACTCGCCAGCCCGGGCAGGCCGAGATCATGAGGTCGGGGTCGGCCGACGAGACGAGGTCGATGAATGCCACGCCGTTCGTCTGCAGAACGTCGAGTGCGTCGTAGGGCAAATCCATACACCGAAACTAACCCTGCGGACGCCGACTACCGTGCGTGCCGATGAGCGATCTCGAGTTCACCCACCTCGACCCCCACGGCCGCGCGCGCATGGTCGACGTCACGCCGAAGGAGCCGACCCACCGTCGCGCCGTGGCCCGATGCAAGGTCTTCATGAAGCCCGAGACGACGGCAGCGATCGCCAACCGAGAAGTGAAGAAGGGCGACGTGTTGTCGGTCGCCCGAGTGGCCGGCATCCAAGCCGCCAAGCGCACCTCCGACATGATCCCGCTGTGCCACCCGTTGCTGATCGGCGCCGTCTCGGTCAACTTCGAGATCGGCGATGACTACGTGGCGATCGAAGCGCACGTCGACTGCGTCGAGCGGACCGGCGTCGAGATGGAAGCGCTGCACGCGTGCAGCACCGCGGCACTCACCGTCTACGACATGTGCAAGTCGGCCGATCGCGGGATGACCATCGGTGAACTCGCCCTCTGGGAGAAGACCGGAGGCAAGTCCGGCACCTACCGGCGATCGTCAGAGGTCTGACAACTTGCATCGCGATCACCGCGATCGTTGCTCTCCCTGTCATAATCGCCATAGAATCGTCACATACGACGAAGCGGTTGTGGATCAACCCCGGAACTTCATCGTCTGACACGGAACTCACATGGCTCAACTCATTCTTCTCGTCGTCGCCGCCGCATGGCTCGCAGTCTTGATTCCCCCGATGCTTCGGTCTCGGGTCGAGAATCGGCCGAACTCCTCGGTCACCGACTTCCGCCGCCAGCTCACCAAGTTGCAGAACACGGCGACGCCACCTCGCGGCGCCGTTCGCGCGATGGGCCGGCCGTTGGCACAGTCGCCGCTGCACCGCCCCGCTGCCGCCGGCCGTCCGAACCAGCCCGTGCTCCGCTCCGGCGTCACGCGCCACGCAGCGCCGTCGGAGATCGCCGCGCGTACCGCAGCGCCGGCCATGTCGCCGACCGCTCCCGCGCCGCGCCGCACCGCCGACCGCACCGGTGAGCAGCCTCGCTACCGGTCGCACGGCGACCCCACCGGCGGCCAGCGTCGCCCCGCTGCTCCCCGCCACGGCGCATCGCATCGTGGGCATGGTGCACCGACTCGTCCGACGGAGCGCCCCGTGCGTGCCTCGGGCGCCGCAGCCGACGCCCGCCGGCGCCGCAGCAACGTCTTGTTCGTGCTCGTCGTCACCACGGCGTGCACCCTGTTCCTGGCCGCGACCACGTCGTCGACGGTCATGCTGTACCTGTTCGCACTCTCGTTCCTCGGGCTGTGCGGCTACGTCTACCTCCTCGCTCAGCTGCGCGAGCGGTCGAACGCCGGGTACGACGGCTGGATCGACACGTACTGATTTTCCAGCAGCGCGTGATCGGTTCTCACCGATACACTGCGCATCCCTCGGGGCTATAGCTCAGTTGGTAGAGCGCGTCGTTCGCAATGACGAGGTCAGGAGTTCAATTCTCCTTAGCTCCACTCCGAGAACCAGGTCGACCCAGCGTCGACCGGTACGGCACCCGGCCACTGCGGCCGGCGACCCGAGCGGCACCGCTCGAACCCCTCCCTCCGGCGGGTTCGTCGCGCCCCACCACGGTTGATCCGATCCAGGCCACACCCCGTCGCCAGAGGGTGATTTCTGCCCAGGCCAAGTGTGGTCGCGTGGGGGTGATTTTTGGCCAGGCCAAATGTGGTCGCGTGAGGGTGGTTTTTGCCCAGGCCAGATGTGGTCGCGTGGGGGTGATTTTTGCCCAGGCCAGATGTGGTCGCGTGGGGTCAGCGGACGTGGGATGCGAGGGCGGCTGATTCGCGGGCGTGGAGCGCGGCGTTGACCCGTTGGCGTTCGAGGATCTGTTCCTGCGTCTTGAGCGCCTGTTCGATGGGATGCTCGGCGAAGAACTGCTGCACCTCGTCGACCAGCTCGGGATCGGTGAGCAGCTTCACCGAATCGATCATCCGGCTGATCGTGTTGGACGGGAACCGGTCGACGGCGTCGGCCCAGTGATCGCGCAGGAAGCGCCACGCCTGAGCACCGTGATGGCGGTTGGCGATGGCCATCCGCAGCACGAACGGCGCGTTCTGCGTCTTGACCGCATCGCTCATCGCGTAGTCGCACGTCCGCTGCATCAAGTCGGCGTCGTCGAAACTCGTCAACGCGTAGAGGTGACGCAACTGGTTCTGCGGGGTCGACGGTGTCTCGAACCCGGCGATCATGAGCTCGTAGTCGGCCACGCTGCCCGTCGCCGCCACCACCGAGGTGGCTGCCGACGTGAGCTCGGGATCGACCGAGCGTGGATCGTCGGTGGCCGCAGCGAACATCTCGCGGCAACGTGCGATCGTGTCGGCGTCGTTGCCGAGCACGCCGAGCGTCGAGGTGAGCAGGCCGCGCAGCGTGCTGGTGAGGTCGCTCTCGTCGTCGGTCGGATCGCCGAGCGCTGTCAACGCCGGGCCGACGAGTGAGCGCACCATCTCACGGAACCGCTCGAGCGGCTCGTCGTCGAGCAGTCGCGACAGGCCGCGCAGCGCCACCGTGATCGCCTGCCACACCGCGAGCTCGCGTTCGTCGCCGAACCCCATGAGCATGTCGAGCAGGTCGGCGGCCGACATCTGACCGGCGACGGTCGCCGACCAGGCGTCGTCGACGAGGCTGTAGCGCTCGAGGGTGCTCATCGACGCCAACACGTCGCCCGAGAGGCGCGAGCGCAGTTCGCTGTCGTACGCGACCCGGAAGAACCCGTGGCCGCCGGCGTTGACCACGACCGCTCCGTCGGGATCGGCGAGCGGGACCGAAACGGGTCCTGCGGCATCGAGCAGCAGGCGGGTCGTGTCGTCGCCGTTGCGGACGTGCACCGGGATCGCCCAGATCGTGTCGTCGTCGGACGTCGTGAACCCGAAGCGCTGCTGGCTGAGCTCGAGTGCGCCGTCGACCAGCGAGGCGGTGAGGATCGGGTAGCCGGGCTGCCAGATCCACGAGTCCATGATGCGACGGACCGGCTCGCCCGAGGTCGCCTCGATCGCGTCCCAGAGGTCGTTGGTCTCGGTGTTCGCGTACGAGTGGGTGCGCAGGTAGTGGTTGACGCCCTCGCGGAAGCTCTCGGGCGACAGGTACTGCTCGAGCATGCGCAGCAGCGCCCCACCCTTCTGATACGTGAGCACGTCGAACATGCCTTCGCAGTCGGCGGGGGAGCGGACCTCGAACTCGACCGGGCGGGTGCTCGCCAGTGAGTCGACGTCGAAGGCGGCGCTGCGTTCGAGACCGAAGCTGGTCCACCGCTGCCAATCGGGGCGGTAGGCGTCGCATGCGGCGATCTCCATGAACGTGGCGAACGCCTCGTTCAACCAGATGCCGTTCCACCAGCGCATCGTGACGAGGTCACCGAACCACATGTGGGCGAGTTCGTGCGCCACGACGTCGGCGACCCGCTGCTGTTCGTCCTGCGTGCTCGTGGCGGGGTCGACGAGGAGCACCGATTCGCGGAAGGTGATGCAACCGAGGTTCTCCATCGCACCGGCAGCGAAGTCGGGGAGGGCGACCAGGTCGACCTTGTCGCTGGGATACGCGATGCCGTAGTACTCCTGGAACCAGCGGAGGCAGAAAGCTCCCACGTCGAGGCCGAAGTCGGTCAGTGCACTCTTGCCCGGGACGTGCACGATGCGCAGTGGGATGCCGTCGACGTCGACCGGCTCGGTCGCTTCGAGGCGTCCGACCACGAACGCGACGAGATACGAACTCATCACCATCGTGTCGGCGAAGCGGATGACGGTGCGACCGTCGCTGCTGGTGCGCTCGATCTCGCGCCCGTTGGAGATGGCGGTCAGGTCGTCGTCGACGTCGAGCGTGATGCCGAAGACCGCCTTGTACTCGGGCTCGTCCCAGCACGGGAACGCCCGCCGACAGTCGGTGGCCTGCATCTGAGTGGTGGCGATGACCTGCTCGTTGCCGTCGCCGTCGACGTAGGTGCTGCGGTAGAACCCGCGCAGCTTGTCGTTCAGGCTGCCGGTGAACTCGATGTTGAGCGTGCCGGTGGTGAGCGTCATCGCGTTGGAGGCGGTGATCGTGAGCTGTTCGTTCGCCTCGTCGAGCGTGAACGAGGCCGGAGCGCCGTCGAAGGTGCACGCGGTGATGTCGAGCTCGGCAGCGTTGAGGACGAACGTGTCGGTCGGGGCCTCCGCCTCGACGTGGATGCGCACCGAGCCGACGAAGCTCGAGTCGTCGAGCGACGGGCGAAGGCGCACGTCGTAGCGCGTCGGACGGACGTGGGTGGGAAGTCGGTACGGGTCGGGTGACGTAGCGTCGGCCATGGGCTGAGAGTATCGGCGCCGAGGCCGGACGGGTAGCGTGTCTGGCCGTGCCGGAAACGTCGTCATCAGCAACTCCTCGACCCGCGCGGTTCGACGTCGCGGGCATCGGAAACGCTCTCGTCGACGTGATCGCCCACGCCGACGACGAGTTCCTCGCAGCTCACGAACTCGTCAAGGGTTCGATGACCCTCGTCGAGACCGAGCGTGCCGTCGAGCTCTACGCGGCGCTCGACGGAGCGGTCGAGATGAGCGGCGGATCTGCGGCCAACACGATGTGTGGCGTCGCCAGCTTCGGCGGGCGAGCTGCGTACATCGGCAAGGTCAACTCCGACGACCTCGGCGACGTGTTCGGGCACGACATGCGCGCGGTCGGCGTGGCGTTTCGTGGAGGCGGCCGTGACCACGGCACGCCGACCGGTCGCTGCGTCATCGTGGTCACCCCCGATGCCGAACGGACGATGAACACCTACCTCGGTGTGTCGAGCTTCCTGCAACCCGGCGATGTCGACGACGAGACTGTCGCCGATTCGACCGTGCTGTACATGGAGGGCTACCTGTTCGACCGTGACGACGCCAAGGCGGCGTTCCGACACGCAGCCCGCATCGCGCACGACAACGGCCGCACGGTGTCGCTCACCCTGTCGGACTCGTTCTGCGTCGATCGTCACCGCGCCGACTTCCGAGCGCTCGTCGCCGACGAGGTCGACCTGCTCTTCGGCAACGAAGACGAACTGCTCTCGCTGTACGAGGTCGAATCGTTCGACGAGGCCGTCGCAGCCCTGCGGGCCGAGTGCCGGCTCGCTGCGATCACTCGCGGCGCCGACGGCTGCGTCATCATCACGGCCGACGAAGTGATCGAGGTCGACGCGGTCCCGGTGCAACAGGTGCTCGACACGACCGGCGCAGGCGATCTGTTCGCCTCGGGGTTCCTCTACGGGTTCACGTCGGGAGCCGACCTCCGTGAGTGCGGTCGCCTCGGCTCGGTCGCCGCAGCCGAAGTGATCAGCCACGTTGGGCCGCGGCCGCTCGTCGAGTTGCATACTCTGGCCTGATGGTCGAAACGCCGCAACTCACCGCCGCCCTTCGCACCGCCGGTGCGTGGCTCGACGCCGAGCCCGACGACGACATCCGTCGAGAGCTCGATGAGCTCATCAGCGCCGCTCGCGCCGGAGATGCCGCGGCCGGCGACGACCTGATCGCACGCTTCGCCGGTCGCCTCCAGTTCGGCACCGCCGGGCTCCGTGCCGCCGTCGCGGCGGGCTCGATGCGGATGAACCGTCTGGTGGTCCGCCAGGCGGCTGCAGGACTCGGACGATGGCTGCAGGAGCAGGAGTCGGCGGGTGTGGTGGAACGCGCTGCCGAACGCGGTGTGGTGATCGCTCACGACGCCCGCCGCAAGAGCGATCTGTTCGCACTCGACACGGCACGTGTGCTGGCGGCGATGGGCATCCGGTCGATGTTGCATCCCGGGGTGCAGCCCACCCCGGTGCTCGCCTGGTCGATCACCGGTCTCGATGCGGCAGCGGGCGTGGTGGTCACGGCGTCGCACAACCCGCCGGCCGACAACGGCTACAAGGTGTTCCTCGACACCGGTTCGCAGATCGTGAGTCCGATCGACGAAGAGATCTCGGCGTGCATCGAGACGGTCGACCCGCTGTCGATCGCACTCGCTCCCGAAGACGACCATCTGATCCAACGCCTCGACCACTCGTGGCAGGAGGCGTACGTCGCCAGCGTGCCCGACGTGCGTCTCCGCCCGGAGGTGCCCGGTGTGCCCGTGGCGTACACCGCCATGCACGGCGTGGGGGCCGAGACGATCGAGATGGCCTTCACGGCGGCGGGGTTCGACACGCCCATCCCGGTCGTCGAACAGCACGTGCCCGACGGGACGTTCCCGACCGTGTCGTTCCCGAACCCCGAAGAGCCCGGGGCGATGGACCTGCTGCTCGCCACGGCCAGCGAATCGGGCGCCGCGATCGCGCTCGCGAACGATCCCGATGCCGACCGCCTGGGTGTGGCGATCCCGCAGCCCGACGGTTCGTGGCGCAAGCTGAGTGGCGACGAGATCGGGTGGTTGTTCGCCGATCACATCCTCGCCAACACGTCGGGCGACGATCGCCTCGTGGTGACCACCCTCGTCTCGTCGTCACTGCTGGCACGCATGGCTGCCGCCTACGGCGTGCACTCGGAGGAGACGTTCACCGGCTTCAAGTGGATCGGCAAGATCGCGACCGAACGGGTGAAGGTGGGCCAGCGGTTCGTCTTCGGGTACGAGCAGGCGCTCGGCTACCTCGTCGCGCCGCGACCGCTCGACAAGGACGGCATCACGGCCGCGGTGATGATGGCTGAGATCGCGGCGTGCGCCGAGGCCGATGGCACCACCGTGCAGGGGCGTCTGGATGCGATCGCCGCGCAGTACGGCCAGTACGTCACCGCCGAGTTGTCGGTTCGTCTCGACCCGAAGGTCGGAGCGCGCTGGGTCGCGTCGATCGAAGCGGCACCTCCGAGCGACGTGGGCGACCGGGCGGTCACGTCGGTGGCCACGTACCCCGAGGCGAACCTCGTTCGATTGATGCTCGACGGCGGTGTTCGCCTGCAGATCCGCCCGAGCGGCACCGAGCCGAAGGTGAAGTTGTACGGCGAGGCCGTCGATGTCGACGCCGACGTGCTCCACGATCTCCTCGCAGCACTCGCTTCGTCCGCTCCCTGACCGCCGATGGCGGTACGGTCGCGTGGGTGCTGACGACCGAGCAGGTGGCGAGTTTCGAGCGGGACGGATTCCTCGTGGTACCCGACTTCGTGTCGGGCGACGCCTGCGCCCGTCTGCGTGAGCGGGCGCTCGAGATCGTCGACGACTGGGAGCCGACCGAGCACCGCTCGGTCTTCACCACCAACGAGCAGGAGCGGGAGTCGAACGACGAGTTCTTGAACTCCGGAGCGACGACCTGGTGCTTCTTCGAAGAAGGCGCCTTCGACGCCGACGGCGCGCTCGCCCAACCCAAAGAACTCAGCATCAACAAGATCGGTCACGCGCAACACGACCTCGACGACGTGTTCGAGCAGTTCGCCTACGACCCCGATCTCGCCGAGGTCGCCGCCGATCTCGGGCTGGCCGACGCCATGGCGCTCCAGTCGATGTACATCTTCAAGCAGCCGCGCATCGGCGGTGAGGTCACCTGCCACCAGGACGCCACCTTCCTGTACACCGATCCGATCACCGTGACCGGATTCTGGTTCGCGATCGAAGACGCCACGATCGACAACGGCTGTCTGTGGGCCGCGCCCGGCGAGCATCGATCGCCGCTGCGGCAGCTCTTCAAGCGCAACGATCTCGACGATCCGGCCGCTGCCGACGGCACGGTCTTCGACGTGCTCGACCCGTCGCCGCTCCCGAGTCCACCGACCGACGTCGGCGACCCCTCGTCGGGTCGACTCGTCCCGCTCGAAGTGCCGGCGGGAACACTCGTCGCCCTCCACGGGCTGCTCCCGCACTGGAGCGGACCGAACCGCTCGGCGACGAGCCGCCACGCCTACAGCCTCCACTGCATCTCCGATGCAGCCGACTACCCCGACTGGAACTGGTTGCAACGACCCGACGACATGCCGTTGCGACCACTCGCCCGCTGATCGGGGAATCGCACCGAGCTGGCATCGGTAGCCTGAGAGGATGACGTCGGCTGAACTGATCAAACGAGCTCCCAAGGCGCTCCTCCACGACCACCTCGACGGTGGGCTCCGCCCCGAGACGGTCGTCGAGCTGGCCGCCGAATACGGCTACGACGGTCTGCCGACCACCGATGTGACCGAGCTCGGGCAGTGGTTCAACAAGGGCGCGAAGCGCAACGATCTCGTGCTCTACCTCGAGACGTTCGCCCACACCGGGGCCGTCATGCAGCACCGCGACGCGATCGAGCGGGTCGCCTACGAGTGTGCGCAAGACCTCGCGGCCGATGGTGTGGTCTACGCCGAGATCCGGTTCGCTCCTGAACTGCATCTCGAAGCGGGGCTCACGCTCGACGAGGTCGTCGAAACGGTCACGGCAGGATTTCGCCGCGGTTCGGAGGGCACCGACCTCACGATCTACGGCATCCTGAGCGCGATGCGTCAGGCGGCGCGCAGCTTCGAGATCGCCGAGCTGGCGATCCGCCATCGTGACAAGGGCGTCGTCGGGTTCGACATCGCCGGTCCCGAGGCCGGTTTCCCGCCCACCCGCCACCTCGACGCGTTCCAGTTGGTCAACCGGGAGAACTTCCATGCCACGATCCACGCCGGGGAAGCCTTCGGGCTGCCGTCGATCTGGGAAGCGGTGCAGTTCTGTGGCGCCGAGCGGCTCGGGCACGGCGTCCGCCTGATCGACGACATCACGGTCGACGACGACGGTGAAGCCACGCTCGGCCAGCTCGCCACCTACATCCGTGACCGCCGCATCCCGCTCGAGGTGTGCCCGACCTCCAACGTCAACACCGGGGTCGCGCCCACCATCGCCGAGCACCCGATCGGGCTGCTGCGCCGGCTCCGATTCCGCGTCACGCTCAACACCGACAACCGCCTCATGAGCGACACGTCGATGACCAATGAGATGGTCGAGTGCTGCGAGGCGTTCGGCTGGGGACTCGACGACCTCCAGTGGCTCACCGTCAACGCCGTCAAGTCGGCGTTCGCCCCGTTCCCCGAACGCATCAAGATCATCGACGGCATCGTCAAGCCGCGTTACGCGATGCTCAAGGCCGAGCAGCAACTCGGCGTCTGAGAGACTGCTGCCATGACCGTTCACACCGTTGTCGTCGACCATCCGCTGGTGCTCGACGCGCTGGCGACCATTCGCAACGTCGACACCCCGAACGCGCTGTTCCGCCAGAACCTCGAGCGCATCGGCATGCTGCTCATCGCCGAGGCGACGCAGTCGCTGCCCACCGTCGTCGGTGTGGTCACCACGCCGCTCACCGAGACCTCGGCGACGCGCCTCGCCGTGCAACCGATCATCGTGCCGATCCTGCGCGCCGGGCTCGGATTCCTCGCTCCGGCACAGCAGTTGCTGCCGAACGCCGACGTCGGCTTCATCGGCATCGCTCGCAACGAGGAGACGCATCAGCCCGAGCCGTACGTCAACAAGCTGCCCGACACCATGGCCGGCCGCCCCGTCATCGTGGTCGATCCGATGCTCGCCACCGGTGGGTCGTTGATCCACACGCTCGAGTTGCTCATCGAGAGCGGCGCCGAGCAGCCGTTGACCGTCGTGTGTGCGTTGTGTGCGCCCGAGGGCATCGAGGCCGTCGAGCAGTCGGGTATCGACGTGGTGCTCTACACGGCGTCGATCGACGATCACCTCAACGAGAACGCGTACATCGTCCCCGGCCTCGGCGACGCAGGCGACCGCCAGTTCTGATCCGGAGCCCGCTCAGCCGTCGACGCTGACCGTGGCGACCATGTCGGGGTGCAGCGTGCAGAACAGGCTGTAGACGCCGGGTTCGTCGAAGGTGAGCTCGAAGTTCGTGCCCGGTGACAGCAGCCCCGAGTCGAACGAGTCGAGCTGAGGATCTTCGAACGTGCCGGCGCTCACGGTGTGTGGCACCGCATCGACGTTGTTGAAGAACAGCGACTGTCCGACCGTGAGTTCGAGTTCGCCCGAGTAGGCGAAGTCGCTGATGAGCGACTGCTCCGCGCCGTCGGGGAAGTCGGAACCTCGCACCTGGCGGGTTTCGCGGATCGCGGTCGGGTCGCTGATCGGGGCCACCGTGGAGTTCCACATCGAGAACACACCGAGATCGTTGTCGTGCGCCGGGTCGACCCAGGCGTGGATCATCCAGCCGAGCGAGGCGCTGAAGTTGCCGCCCGCCGCGTCGCATTCCGACTTGGGCAGGAACGAGTCGCGCCCCTCGGCGGCGCCGCGGCAGAGGTTGTAGTGGATGTGCCAGTTGTCGAGCGGACCCGCGAAGGTCTCGGGGTGCTCGTTGCCGATGACCTGGGGCGGGATGATGAACGACGTGCCGATGAGCTGCATCGGTTCGCCGTCCCACACGCCGTCGCGGCACTGTCCGACCGGTCCGTCGGGCACCGTGTCGTCGGCGAGGGCGTAGAGCAGGATCTCGGGCTTCGACGGATCGAAACCGTCGACGATCCAGTCGACCTTGTAGAGGTGGGTGCCCATGTTGGCGGTCTGGATGCGGTCGGAGACGAACCCCTCGGCGCAGGCGGTGTCGATGTCGGCGTGGGCGACGGCGAACGCACTCAACTCGTCGAGTTGGCTCACCAGTTCGGCGAGCTCGGCGGCGTCCATCTGGAGTTCGTCGGGGATGTCGGCACCGGACTCGTGCAGTTCCTTGAGTTCGAGGTACGAGCACGGCAGCTCCACGTCTTGGCAGCGCACGGTGTCGTCGAGCGGACCCTCGACGAGCGTGGGGACGACGCCGAACGAGTTCTCGCGGAACACGTAGCGGGAGTAGCCGGGCGCACCGCCGGCGGCGAACGTCAGCCCCTCGGGGAACTGCGCGTCGGCTCCCGCCTGGTCGAAGGCGGCGGCCTGCTCGATGTAGGCGTTGATCTGCTCGAGCGTCTTCGCCTCCGACGGGTCGATCGTCGTCGTGGTCTCGACGATGGTCGTGTCGGGCGCATCGGTGACCGGCGGCGGGGCGTCGGTGGTGGGCGAAGCGGGCGCACTCGTCGGCACGGCGGTGGCCGGAGCGGTCTCGGCCGTGGTCTCGGTGGTGGCGTCGTCGGAGCCTGCGCAGGCTGCTGCGACGAGCGCGCCCACGACCAGAACGGCCGCTGTTCGTTTGCCCATGGTGTGGATCCCCCAGATCAGCACGTGTCGTGCGTCTCCGACGATAGCCGCGATCGTCGATCTGAGGTTCCGGCAGGCAGGGCGTCGATAGCCTCCACCGCATGGAGTTGACCGTTCTCGGAGCCACCGTTCGTCACGCGATCGATCACGTCGAGGTGTTCCCCGCGCCCGACGGGATCTCGACGGTGACGTTCACCAACGACGAGCTCAACTCGATGTGCCCCGTCACCGAGCAACCCGACCTGTCGACGGTCGTCATCGAATACACACCCGACGAGTGGTGCATCGAGTCGAAGAGCCTCAAGCTCTACCTGTGGGGGTTCCGTGACCGCGCCGTGTTCGCCGAAGCGCTGGCGGCCGAGATCGCCGGCGAAGTCATGAACACGGCGAAGCCGACCGAGGTCACCGTCACGCTCACGCAGCGCCCACGCGGCGGCATCGAAGTGCGCGCCGTCAGCCACCTCACCCGCTGAGCCCACACGCCGAGAGCGCACTCCCGGC contains:
- a CDS encoding adenosine deaminase — encoded protein: MTSAELIKRAPKALLHDHLDGGLRPETVVELAAEYGYDGLPTTDVTELGQWFNKGAKRNDLVLYLETFAHTGAVMQHRDAIERVAYECAQDLAADGVVYAEIRFAPELHLEAGLTLDEVVETVTAGFRRGSEGTDLTIYGILSAMRQAARSFEIAELAIRHRDKGVVGFDIAGPEAGFPPTRHLDAFQLVNRENFHATIHAGEAFGLPSIWEAVQFCGAERLGHGVRLIDDITVDDDGEATLGQLATYIRDRRIPLEVCPTSNVNTGVAPTIAEHPIGLLRRLRFRVTLNTDNRLMSDTSMTNEMVECCEAFGWGLDDLQWLTVNAVKSAFAPFPERIKIIDGIVKPRYAMLKAEQQLGV
- the upp gene encoding uracil phosphoribosyltransferase, yielding MTVHTVVVDHPLVLDALATIRNVDTPNALFRQNLERIGMLLIAEATQSLPTVVGVVTTPLTETSATRLAVQPIIVPILRAGLGFLAPAQQLLPNADVGFIGIARNEETHQPEPYVNKLPDTMAGRPVIVVDPMLATGGSLIHTLELLIESGAEQPLTVVCALCAPEGIEAVEQSGIDVVLYTASIDDHLNENAYIVPGLGDAGDRQF
- a CDS encoding cupredoxin domain-containing protein gives rise to the protein MGKRTAAVLVVGALVAAACAGSDDATTETTAETAPATAVPTSAPASPTTDAPPPVTDAPDTTIVETTTTIDPSEAKTLEQINAYIEQAAAFDQAGADAQFPEGLTFAAGGAPGYSRYVFRENSFGVVPTLVEGPLDDTVRCQDVELPCSYLELKELHESGADIPDELQMDAAELAELVSQLDELSAFAVAHADIDTACAEGFVSDRIQTANMGTHLYKVDWIVDGFDPSKPEILLYALADDTVPDGPVGQCRDGVWDGEPMQLIGTSFIIPPQVIGNEHPETFAGPLDNWHIHYNLCRGAAEGRDSFLPKSECDAAGGNFSASLGWMIHAWVDPAHDNDLGVFSMWNSTVAPISDPTAIRETRQVRGSDFPDGAEQSLISDFAYSGELELTVGQSLFFNNVDAVPHTVSAGTFEDPQLDSFDSGLLSPGTNFELTFDEPGVYSLFCTLHPDMVATVSVDG
- the queF gene encoding preQ(1) synthase produces the protein MELTVLGATVRHAIDHVEVFPAPDGISTVTFTNDELNSMCPVTEQPDLSTVVIEYTPDEWCIESKSLKLYLWGFRDRAVFAEALAAEIAGEVMNTAKPTEVTVTLTQRPRGGIEVRAVSHLTR